A part of Aegilops tauschii subsp. strangulata cultivar AL8/78 chromosome 2, Aet v6.0, whole genome shotgun sequence genomic DNA contains:
- the LOC120974186 gene encoding uncharacterized protein has translation MYEDLFAKYFGLRNDDEVDRYVVLNMNASWLSNAGISSLQQDGNRYTNKVESTGEISLSDENAPFWDMFERFQVNKQGQKDARLIVQFLRTTLSWLAQTGFQEKIDAQLLEEVRHISSHFEERSTRMEKTACLTLEDLYSMWQDGENKLQMIISFLCSKRASTKEDDRTNEVQSQTDEWTGCSDNETDVQSQTDEHDEWTGCSDKEAEWVKEEEAAAQKAARMKKSKKKPKQPHKGCFKR, from the exons ATGTATGAAGATCTTTTCGCCAAGTACTTTGGATTGAGAAATGATGATGAAGTTGACAGATATGTTGTACTTAACATGAATGCAAGTTGGCTTTCTAATGCTGGCATCAGTTCTTTGCAGCAAGATGGCAACAGAT ATACTAATAAGGTGGAGAGTACAGGTGAAATATCTTTAAGTGATGAGAATGCTCCCTTCTGGGATATGTTTGAGAGGTTTCAAGTCAACAAGCAAGGCCAG AAAGATGCAAGATTAATTGTCCAGTTCCTTAGGACTACCCTTTCATGGCTGGCGCAGACAGGCTTCCAAGAAAAGATTGATGCACAATTGTTGGAAGAGGTCAGGCACATCAGCAGTCACTTTGAAGAACGTTCTACCAG GATGGAGAAGACAGCTTGTCTGACTCTGGAGGATCTGTACTCAATGTGGCAAGATGGCGAGAACAAACTGCAGATGATCATCAGCTTCCTGTGTTCCAAAAGGGCGTCCACCAAGGAAGACGACAGGACGAACGAAGTCCAGTCGCAGACAGACGAATGGACTGGATGCTCAGACAACGAGACCGATGTCCAGTCGCAGACTGACGAACACGACGAATGGACTGGATGCTCAGACAAGGAGGCGGAATGGGTGAAGGAGGAGGAAGCGGCGGCACAAAAGGCGGCTCGGAtgaagaagagcaagaagaagcCCAAACAACCGCACAAAGGTTGTTTCAAGAGGTGA